Part of the Candidatus Acidiferrales bacterium genome is shown below.
GAGTGCGGCTTGCCCTGATCTTTATCGGTTCGTACCTCTCTTCCGGTTCTAGCCTCCAATCTCCAGCCTCTAGCATGTTGTCCCGCGCCCTCATCTCACGTTAAGCTCTCTTCTCTCATGCTGACTCTTCAATCCGCTCACGCTCTTGCCTCCAGCCACTGGCTTCCTCTCGCCATCTTCGTCATCACCTACGTTTTCATCGCCATCGAATCCGGACGCGGCAGCCATCTCGACCGCACCGCCGCAGCTTTCTGCGGCGCCGTCGCCATGGTTCTTTTCGGCGTCCTCTCGCTCGACGCCGCCTATCGCGCCATCAGTTGGGACACCATCATCTTTCTTCTCGGCATCATGATTCTCGTCGCGCATTTCCAGGTCTCGCATTTCTTCGACTGGATCGCCATCCACGTCGCCGCCGTTGCGCGCACGCGTTTTCAGCTTCTCGTCCTTCTCGTTTTCACCACCGGCATTCTCGCCGCATTTTTCGTCAACGACACCATTTGCCTCATGTTCACTCCTGTCATTCTCGCTCTCACCGATCGCCTCAGGCTTCCGCGCCTTCCGTATCTCGTCGCTCTCGCCACTTCCGCCAACATCGGCTCCGTCATGTCCGTCACTGGCAATCCGCAGAACGCTCTCGTCGGCGTCACCGCGCATTTCACGTTTCTCGAATTTTTGAGCCGCCTCGCGCCCGTCTCCGCCCTCGGACTCGTCCTCAACGTCATTCTCCTCGCGTATTTTTTCCGCCGTGATCTTCGCAACACACACCCGCTCGAAGCATCCATTTCATCCGCGCCATTCGTCGCAAATGGAACCGCGCCGCACAATCACGAAACTCTCGCCTCCGTGAAACTCGACCGCGTTCTGCTCGTCAAATGCG
Proteins encoded:
- a CDS encoding SLC13 family permease, yielding MLTLQSAHALASSHWLPLAIFVITYVFIAIESGRGSHLDRTAAAFCGAVAMVLFGVLSLDAAYRAISWDTIIFLLGIMILVAHFQVSHFFDWIAIHVAAVARTRFQLLVLLVFTTGILAAFFVNDTICLMFTPVILALTDRLRLPRLPYLVALATSANIGSVMSVTGNPQNALVGVTAHFTFLEFLSRLAPVSALGLVLNVILLAYFFRRDLRNTHPLEASISSAPFVANGTAPHNHETLASVKLDRVLLVKCALAALLVLVLWIMNFSFPLAAATVGAFILVIGRVKSETILRRVDWELLLFFASLFVVMQGFDDSGATAYIIRFLASGLRHGVTAQLFAVSGAMLALSNLVSNVPAVLLVRPFVNSLPHAHFIWLAVASTSTLAGNATPISSIANLIVIQLAARRMKITFWEFTRIGLVVTLVTSLAAIAILAAEAHLLPPM